The following are encoded together in the Misgurnus anguillicaudatus chromosome 14, ASM2758022v2, whole genome shotgun sequence genome:
- the LOC129428148 gene encoding solute carrier family 46 member 2 has protein sequence MGTILTFVEPVVVINKLGTSFFELAFTQTIYNHSLKTTDGDSDRAQTLSSRFLLIQSLVSSVAAMLSIIPLSRIADRHGPKFFLVASQIGSVLGMFMLLIFMYSEVPLEFLYLGSLLHGLSGGGPMFWAGVAALAALSSEQGKRTLKLNIVDFCFGVAGVVGGLMSGYLYQIGPSVLLSIAILLSVVAVLYSVFLLSDVRSSESESEPLLSQSESVNRMDKISVGMLMVAMMVFMVGMIGAENVLQLYVLKPPLSWDSVWAGYGRAATSAMYLSSFLGVLVLYNVLGDTALTLLGIVSNCTGMAIMAFATDSWVYFLARGIMMLACVPMPTLRAMLSKNLHPQQYGRVFGLLQLVLAVTELLSNVFFTSIYPLTLGWFAGLCFLLSGGISYMSAAPILYLYGRNPRHEAI, from the exons ATGGGGACCATCCTGACTTTCGTGGAGCCAGTGGTGGTCATCAATAAACTGGGGACATCTTTTTTCGAGCTGGCCTTTACACAGACCATATACAACCACTCGCTGAAGACAACAGATGGAGACAGCGATCGTGCACAGACGTTATCCTCTCGCTTCCTTCTTATTCAAAGCCTAGTGTCCTCTGTGGCTGCCATGCTGTCCATCATACCCCTGAGCCGTATCGCTGACCGTCACGGGCCTAAATTCTTCCTGGTCGCCTCTCAGATCGGATCTGTTTTGGGCATGTTTATGCTTCTCATCTTCATGTACAGCGAGGTTCCTCTGGAGTTTCTGTATTTGGGTTCATTGCTGCACGGTCTGAGTGGAGGTGGGCCGATGTTCTGGGCCGGGGTGGCTGCGCTGGCGGCCTTGAGTTCGGAGCAGGGCAAACGCACTCTTAAACTGAACATCGTGGACTTTTGTTTTGGAGTTGCAGGGGTTGTGGGAGGTCTCATGTCTGGGTATCTGTATCAGATAGGACCTTCGGTTCTCCTCTCTATAGCGATTCTGCTCAGTGTGGTGGCAGTGCTTTACTCCGTGTTTCTCCTCTCTGATGTGAGATCTTCTGAGTCCGAGAGTGAGCCGTTGTTGTCTCAGTCTGAGAGCGTGAACCGGATGGACAAAATCTCTGTAGGTATGCTGATGGTGGCCATGATGGTCTTTATGGTAGGCATGATCGGAGCGGAGAATGTACTCCAGCTGTATGTGCTGAAGCCTCCTCTCAGCTGGGATTCGGTGTGGGCAGGGTATGGTCGTGCTGCCACCAGTGCCATGTACCTCAGCAGCTTCCTAGGGGTCCTGGTTCTGTATAATGTGTTAGGGGACACAGCGCTCACTCTTTTGGGTATTGTGTCCAATTGTACTGGGATGGCTATCATGGCATTTGCCACTGATAGTTGGGTCTACTTCCTGG CCAGAGGAATCATGATGTTAGCCTGTGTTCCCATGCCAACACTGCGAGCAATGCTGTCCAAGAATCTGCATCCCCAGCAATACG GCCGAGTCTTCGGGCTGCTCCAGCTGGTTCTGGCTGTGACTGAACTTCTGTCTAATGTCTTTTTCACCTCCATCTACCCGCTGACTCTCGGCTGGTTTGCTGGATTGTGCTTCCTTCTCTCCGGTGGCATTAGTTACATGAGTGCCGCCCCAATCCT ttatttataTGGCAGGAACCCAAGACATGAAGCCATTTAA